Genomic window (Sebastes umbrosus isolate fSebUmb1 chromosome 21, fSebUmb1.pri, whole genome shotgun sequence):
gagtcccgcatacgaggcggtgcgccgcgaccggctctaggtcggcttggaaaggatCGGGTGAAgttgcttcccggggccgtggacaaggtgtcaccggggcggactgtcctcagtgcgccccaaccgcgtcgtgcccccagggcggggctcggcccatgTCAAAGGCGCCAGGgttctgcggcgatgtcggcaacccacccgacccatcttgaaacacagaccaaggagtctaacgcacgggcgagtcagagggtgaagcaaaaccccgtggcgcactgacagtgagggccggcgcgcgctgGCTGAGgtggatcccggccccgcggggtcgggctctccaccggcccgtctcgcccgcaccgtctgggaggtggagcgtgagcgcgtgcgataggacccgaaagatggtgatgagaggttaacgtcacactgccgtaaagtggtatcggtgatGTTGTATCGGTtacggttcatgtgtactcgggtacagTTCATGTATACTCGGTtacggttcatgtgtactcggttacggttcatgtgtactcgggtacggttcgtgtgtactcgggtacggttcgtgtgtactcgggtacggttggtgtgtactcgggtacggttcgtGTGTATTCGATATGGTTcgtgtgtactcgggtacggttggtgtgtactcgggtacggttcgtgtgtactcgggtacggttggtgtgtactcgggtacggttcgtGTGTATTCGATATGGTTcgtgtgtactcgggtacggttggtgtgtactcgggtacggttcgtgtgtactcgggtacggttggTGTGTACTTGGgtacggttcatgtgtacttGGGTACGGTTcgtgtgtactcgggtacggttcgtgtgtactcgggtacggttggtgtgtactcgggtacggttcatgtgtacttGGGTACGGTTcgtgtgtactcgggtacggttcgtgtgtactcgggtacggttggtgtgtactcgggtacggttcatgtgtacttGGGTACGGTTcgtgtgtactcgggtacggttcgcatcaggtgtaaAAGccgtaccaaaacacggaagtggaccgctattaAACGCGAGTAATGTTAGCAGTCAGACAGTAGTTTTGAACGGACAGACTTTTTTCAACgccgccggtctcctccgaaatctgtatacatataaaacagTTTCATATCTATGTCTTTATCTGTTTGCAGCATtcgccgatctcatcctctgaactgcacggcCGAGGATGATACAGCAGGAAGGCCGGCGAGAGGGTCCTTAAAATATAGACAATAGCAGGTTTCTTATTTAATTTAGCTAGGGCTAAATGCTGGGCGAGCAGAGATAGAGACGGCGGGGAAACAGAGTGTAgagtcggcatattttcacatctaactcggtGAATTAAGAGTTTATTTGGACCAAACCAGaattggtgattgttggaaagagtaacaacgTGCTCCACCACTaataacagctgatctcaacataaacaaatacactaAACTCTCTTTTAATTCCTATTTGCTCATTTGgcatgaaagaaaacaacaaaaacaagatggttttatttagttttgacCTGCAACCAAGGGAAAACTTattatatatagtctatataTACGTAGACTGATCTGACATGAGAAGAATCTCCTCTATAACTAACTAATTCAAAGTATTTCATAGCTTAttaaactgattttattttcttcGTCCATAATAAATGAGAATAAACAGCTACATTTATTACAAGATGTGCATTTCATTTGTGTCTCTGCGTATTGAAGCTCGTGTTGCTGTGACCTGAGTCGTGTTACAGAAATGTTAGACTGCTTCTTACTCAGACATGAGACCAACATGTCAAACTATCATCACATTTATGTAACAAGGTGCATGTCTGATATCTCGGCCTCTGTTGCTTCGattttgaccattcttttttaaaaatattgtcTCTTGTGAGTCCCACAACTTTATGCAAGCAATACTAAATGACTGGAGAGCTCTATTAAGGAGCATGATGGGCCAGCCAGAGATATGGTCTCTGAGAGACAAAGCCCGGGTCTCTGATCACGCCTTTCTATGCATCCAACTCTCATCTTTTGAACATGTCCGGATTATTTGTTCACATACACTCACCCAGTATTTCCTACAGTTCTTATATCTCTGGAAATAGGCTGAACACATGCTCGGATCATAGGTACCCGAACACTTCTGGGAGGCATCGCTttcctgaaaaagagaagaagttcCAGGATTAGAAACTTAAGAGACATGTTTGAGCCGATGTCTGACATAATGCAGGATGTAAAGGGGTCAGTAGCTTACATCGATGCATGGGTTAAAGTCCTCATTACGAACTTTTCGTGCAGTTTTAGCCATTCAGACCTGTGTAAAGATAGACAATATAAACAGGTTCAGTTGAACAAGGTCATGGTTTACCTCTTCTGTCAAATGTAACTGTGATGAATGACTTAAACACTTAGTGGAATTATACTCTGATGATTTCTACAGCTCAGTTCATTTGAACGTTTTAATAAAACCAGCAGATATGTTGTAACGAAGGCGGGTGGTAAACTCCATCTAAGGCTAAATACCGATACCAATAGTTGACAAGTACcttggctcaaataaatacaggcgTCCATCGACCTCAAAGacttcatccacattgtcgaaatcagctgaatattcagccatgactttgaaaatcttttagataacactgagctacgctttctgtactccacaaaactctgcccggctgccACTCtcatttccaccatggatgtattccactattccaccgttgtcttccagctACACGTCAACTCACTAGATTTTAGGGCGAGATTCTTTCCATAATGTAAGACATTTATAATAACAGTCACAGCATgtcatgggaaaaaaacaagcacttttagtggacgtaaatgacgttgtcagcttgccccaatagcaccgtATTGTTGCCAgggagcagctgctgtctacagcgctctccctcaatacttgGACCAGTTTCAAATATTGTTGTccttattagtcagttagacagtAAAACATGGGACAAcggggtccaggttgaaaaataccaaagttaccctttaagagtTGTGAAAAAGATATGTACAGAGCGGGACATTTCACAATTGATAAATACACAAacagcaaataaaaacaaatgtatacatatatatacactaaaATAAGcattaaatgtattcatgtatCTTTCATTTACCAGTACCCTTTTGTTATGGCAAACATATCTTTGGTGTTTCTGTACTGCAGTTTCTTGCTACTTGTCAGCCAACATATAGTATAGGCTACATTGATACAGATATAGACTATCTGTGATAAGCTAATATTAGTTGATAACTTCGATCAAGCCGCTACATCAGTCAGGGTCTAAGTCATTATGCCAGTCTATTAaaatgtactatatatatataaatgttacattttcaaCTGCATTTACATGCAGAAAAACTTGCAGCTAAAAATTCTAGTGCAgttattttcatacatttcatacatactgtatatcacaacAGTACAAATTGGTTTtccaataaattataataaaaatggcCAGGTATTGCATGTTGGGGCTATTTAATGTGTAAAAAGGATAATTTACAATTTACTAACTTCCAAATGTTTGTTAGGaaaacattttgcttttactgtaACCTTTCCCAATGTATTGTTAAATATCTCAGCTCATGTATggagagaaaacacatcataatcTACAATAcacagtttaaaaaacaaattttatGATAAATCACATTCACAATGTTACAGCCAGAACCTACTCAACCAAGCCACAGTCAATCTGAACCACACTAACTAACAACTAACTCTCAGCAGAAACTGTATGTTTGTATAATTCATATTAAAACAATTTCAGCTCGGTGTGTAAAAAGTATGCCGAATTGAAAAGCGTCTCTTCCTCTTGTAGAAAACATGTTAATCCTTCTCGACcggtggagtaaaagtataaatatcAACACGTTTTTACTGTACTGACCGATTTCTCAACGGAGTCTGGTGCGTCCTCCACTACTACCACATTGtgtgtataattaatattaaaacCATTTCAGCTCGGTGTGTAAAAAGTATACCGAATTAAAAAGCGTCTCTTCCTCTTGTAGAAAACGTGTTAATCCGTCTCGACCGGTGAAGTAAATGTATAAACATCAACACGTTTTTACTTAAATGCCAGATTTCTGAACGGAGTCTGGTGCGTCCTCCACTATATGTAACACTGCTGCTGTCCTGCAAACACGTTGACCTTCACTGATGTTACCAAGCGGCTGACGGGGACCTGTGTGGCgggttgtcatggagatggacAGACTAAGGTAACAGTGAGTGGACAAAGGACGGAGACTTTACGTACCTTTCACTAACAGGAGACCTGCAGAGCTACAAGCTACAAGCTaaccttcctcctctctcaacAGCGCACCAGCAAAATCACACACAGCGTCACCGACGACTGACAGCAGcctcagccaataggagcgccTGAAAAGATATACACATAGACTGACACTCCAAGGAGCCAATAGGATTTCTCGGCTGACATTTTAGTCTTCCTATGGTTATAAATGGTGCTAAACTGAATTTAAACGATTGACAGTACGTGCAGCAAGTCCACTAAATGATGTTTAACCGAGCGGGACTGTGAGTGACATTATAGTGAAAGTGGCAGCAATTTACGCGAATCAAAAGAAAGAGAGCAACGAGTGGGCGGGACTTGTAGTGGGCGTGGCTAAGCCCCCTAGTGCGGTTGCATCGCAGCGCATACACACAATGGCTGCTCGAAAGAGAGGAAAGCAAACAATTTTCAGGCCCGTCGCGTCTCGcgaaaaatatgagaaaaaaattattaaaaattcGGAAAATAGTTGAAAGTGGAGAAAAACCCGACAGGAAGGATGTTAAAGCGACTGGGGTGAGTTTGATGTGAATTAAGTGAGCGGTGACTCAGTTGTTGAATTAAAATCTGGGGGTTATTTAAATTATGAGAGAGGGGTGAGCTGGGGAGAAAAGTTAGAGTTAATCAGGATCCAGTCTGGAGCACAGagaacagcacacacactcacattagtattaaaataaatgatgtcacTGCTGATATTAGTGTCACGGTGCGTGTGCGACAACTTTAAAGAGCACAGGAACcagcagaaatagaaaaaagttGAGTAAAGTTCAATCTCCtcacataatatatattattttattattattattataatatcaaCCGCAGTGCGATCAGGAGCGACAGGAACACGCGCACTTGGATTCAgcattaatgacatttttttgctgcattatttattttttgcctcatatacacacacagttcatCATGAAGCAGTGTCAACATGTCCTTATCGATTCAAAGCATCTCCTTTACACAACTACAGTGTGATCATGTTAGCAGGCTCATTCTGCTTCTCTTCTATCGCAGTTTTATACCCACTAAAGTATTGATCCGGTGTCATCTGATGACAGGTCTGCTGTGAGTCCCACTAGAGAAAACAGGAGGATTGATTGTCAATAAAGCAGCAAAATGGAGGGAGAATTCAGCTAATTCAGATTTTGGTTGGACATGTCTTCATCTTTTAAGAACACAAGTCAACTCAGTGTGACTGCTTGTGGCAGGTTGCACTGTGCACATTAGTAATTGGTATTTATAAAGATGTGCTGCTATGAGCCTGTCATGTGTTGGTGTCGGTGGTTTAGGAAGCTGCTACTGGATCAGTTCCTGTTTACACCTGTCCTACTACCTTAAACCAGACCTAAactctacactgtaaacaattgctgttaatttacagcaggatttcaacagtattaacctgtcattgctaaaaacagtgctttactgttaatacaaaagaaaacctgttaaattaaactgtaatgcattcttaaaaaaacatcactttactgctgatcaactgtctaaagtatcatcagtaacagtttcacgcagtatttgtttaattctgggacctgatctgctcatgtgaggcttgtacattgtacatgattgtaaaatcagtgaattagctttattgttcttcactcacatgttgttctggtttgcattctgtgcttgtagccagctagagacagacattttgggaaaagtgtcaacaagtctattatagcctttttcctaacaagtgcctttaattgtatttagtgtgactattcctatgtctgtaacctgctaagtctatgtaaaaaataatgtttattaaaatacctaaatagtgcattaaaacaaatcagtaagataatgtaaaagaaaggtggaaaacagctatataatgtatctttaaacagtaaattaactgtaaaatactgtgaaattaataaagaaaaaaacagttcaaactgtatttttcattaacagtacaaagctgtaaatttgagcgacagtataatattgttaattttacagtaacataaaggcaaccctgctgccagttctttactgttattttgctgggaaattcttaacagtgtatacATATGATTATCTAGTCTCATTGTTCTGTAAACTGCATGGGCATTAAATGGTTCTATCTTTGATTCCAGGTGTTTGCTTCACCTGAGAtctttaaaatgctgcttttagTTGAGCCTATAAAAAGGACATTTTCTAGGAGGGAATAATGTTGATGTGAAAAAGTTGCATTTGTCAAACTCATGAATTTTTCCTAGAAATGAAACTTTTTCTGCTCACAGGCTTGTTgagttttcttaaaatttgaACATTCTTAGCTAAGATATTTGTATGAGAAATAAACTTATTTTCATGTGTTCATCAGTTGctaaactgttgtttttaaagcaaTAATTCATTTAGTCCTCTTACGCCAgagttattttatatatacataaatgcacCTATATAGTCTGAAGCAGTTCTACTTGTTGTCCTGAGATCAGTGTTGCAGCTGTGATTAGACAGATAATATTTAATGagcacaataacaataataaaaataaagtttaatatCAGCTTAATAACAAGTCTTCTTAAACCGTGGTCTCATAGGCATTTAGTCTTAAAATTAATACTAACTATATTGTTGTAACCTTCAGTATAGCACACTTTATCTTTAAACTCCAACAGAATAATTAGAAAGATTTGTTTCTATTGAtgaatttatatattaaatgtatACAGTGAAGAAAAGCAGCTAATTGAAGTGAGTAAAgaaacagattattattattatcattaatgttattcaaaattatataaaaagaaatgaaaacagtGACTTTTTACTAAGACAAAATATTAATCATGCAATGCATAGTCATGTGTTATAAtgacattttctttaaaatttCAAGCACtgattaatattaattattgcAGAATAGTTGTCTGTTACCAGTgtagttattattttatatataacttCTGTTATAAATGTATGAATAACAACTCATGCTTTAAAGTTACAAAACatctttaatttaattacagTACTACAGAAATCTCAGCAGTGTGCTGCATGGATAATGTACCAGAGATGTACAGTATGGGTATTTGAACATTTGATGGATAATACTCATCCCCATAATGAGAGCAGATCATGTGAACTTTTGCTGATAATTGTGTTGATAATTCTCCATGAATTTTCAATAATGATATGATAATGTATGATGTAGATGTGATCTATTTATCTAGTCAA
Coding sequences:
- the chchd7 gene encoding coiled-coil-helix-coiled-coil-helix domain-containing protein 7, whose amino-acid sequence is MAKTARKVRNEDFNPCIDESDASQKCSGTYDPSMCSAYFQRYKNCRKYWHNIMMQRRREGVKPDMPAAAERQEMLAAIGGKPY